The genomic region ACGGCCATAGTGACGGTCAGCACCGCGGGCAGCGCCACCGGGATCGAGGCCACGGTGAGGACCAGGGCGAAGCGCAGCAGCTCGAGCAGGTTCTCCTGGCGGAACAGCCCCACGATCAGGATGATCACCACCAGCGCGACCGTCATCACGATCAGCGCGTCACCGATCTGGATGACCGCGCGCTGGAAGTGGCTGCGCTCTTCGCGCTCCGCCCTGGCGACGAGCGCCACGGTGCGCCCGAAGTAGGTGTGGGGGCCGGTGGCCACGACGACGGCCCGCGCCTCCCCCTGCTTGACGACGCTGCCGGAGTAGAGCGGGTCGCCGGCCTTCTTGTTGACCGGCAGCGACTCGCCGGTGAGCGCCGACTGGTCCACCTGCAGGTAGGTCTCGTCGACGAGCACGGCGTCGGCGGGGATCAGGTCGCCCATCCGCAGCCGCAGCACGTCGCCGGGGACGAGGTCGCGCACGTCGACTTCCTGCCAGCGGCCGTCGCGCAGCACCCGCGCCTTGCGCGCCAGGCGCTGTTGCAGGACCTTGAGGGCGGAGATCGCCTTCGACTCCTGCCAGAAGTCCACTCCGGCGTTGACGAAGAGGAGGACGAGGATGATCGTGAAGTCCTCCCACTTGCCCACCAGCGCCGAAAGCAGCGCGGCCACCTCGATCATCCAGGGGATGGGCCCCCAGAACCGCTTGAGCAGCCGCATCCAGACGCTTTCTTCCCGCTCCGGGACCTCGTTGGGGCCGTACCGCTCGAGCCGCGCCTGCGCCTCGCCTGCCGTCAGCCCGTTTTCCAGCGAGGTGGCCAGTCGCTTGGCCAGCTCCTCGGGGTCGAGACCCTTCAGCTCGTCTACGCGAAAAGGAGCGGCGTTCTTGGTGTCCGACATAAACGACACCTCCGACCCTTAGGGTACTGCGCTCAAGTTTTATTATATAGGGTCATTCGCCCGCAGGACGTTTCTTCGCTACCTCGGCGTAGACGTCGCGGAAGACCCCGGGCAGCGGCGCGTGCGGCTTGTGCACCCGCACGACCAGCGCCTCCACCTTGGGGAAGGCGCGCAGCAGACGTTCGGCCAGCGCGTCGGCAAGGGCCTCGATCAGGTAGAAGCGCTCGCCCGTGACCACCTCGGCCACCAGCCGGTGGACTTCGGCGTAGTCCACGGTGGCCGCCAGCCGGTCGCCCTTGCCTTCGTAGGCGATCTCCAGCTCGACGTCGACGATGAAGCGGGCGCCCAGCGCCCCCTCTTCGGGCTTGACGCCGTGCCTTCCGTAGAACTCGAGCCCGCTGAGCGCGATCTTGCCCATCTACCCCTCCACTGCGTTCCAGACCGCCAGCGCCTCGGCGTGCGCGGCCACGTCGTGCACCCGCAGGATCCGGGCCCCCCGCCGCGCCGCGGCCAGGTGCGCGGCCACACTGCCGCAGAGCCGGCGCTCGGGCGCGGTCACCCCGGTCAGCTCGCCGATCGTGCGTTTGCGGCTCAGGCCCGCGAGCAGCGGGTGGCCGAGGGCGGCGATCTCGTCCAGCCGCCGCAGCAGCTCGAGGTTGTGCTCGAGCCGCTTCCCGAAGCCGAAGCCGGGGTCGAGCACCACCGCGGGCACCCCGGCGGCCAGCGCGCCTTCGGCCTGGTGCCGCAGGAAGCCCGCGACCTCGCGCACCACGTCGGCGTAGCGGGCGTGCTGCATCATCGTCTGCGGGTCGTTGACGGGGCTGTGCATGATCACCACCGGCACGCCGTACTCGGCGGCGAGCCGCACCATGCGGCCGTCGCGCAAGCCCCCTACGTCGTTGAGCAGGTGGGCCCCCAGCCGCAGCGCCTCCCGGGCGACCTCCGGTTTGCGGGTGTCGATGCTGACGGGCAGGGCCAGCTCCAGGACGGCCTCGAGCACCGGCAGCACCCGCCGCTTCTCCTCGCTGGCGCTCACCGGCGCGGCGCCAGGGCGGGTGGACTCGCCGCCGAGGTCGATTAGGTCGGCCCCTTCGTCCTTGAGGGCGCGGGCCCGGGCGCGCGCGGCCTCCACGTCCAGGTAGCGCCCGCCGTCGGAGAAGGAGTCCGGGGTAACGTTGAGGATCCCCATCAGCCGGGGGCGGCTCAGGTCGAGGGTGCGGCCGCGGAGTTCCAGTTTCACCCCGGCATTATACGCGGGGCACCGGTCCCCCGCCGCCTGCGCTACGCTGGAAACAGGAGGAAA from Oceanithermus desulfurans harbors:
- the folB gene encoding dihydroneopterin aldolase, yielding MGKIALSGLEFYGRHGVKPEEGALGARFIVDVELEIAYEGKGDRLAATVDYAEVHRLVAEVVTGERFYLIEALADALAERLLRAFPKVEALVVRVHKPHAPLPGVFRDVYAEVAKKRPAGE
- the folP gene encoding dihydropteroate synthase, which translates into the protein MGILNVTPDSFSDGGRYLDVEAARARARALKDEGADLIDLGGESTRPGAAPVSASEEKRRVLPVLEAVLELALPVSIDTRKPEVAREALRLGAHLLNDVGGLRDGRMVRLAAEYGVPVVIMHSPVNDPQTMMQHARYADVVREVAGFLRHQAEGALAAGVPAVVLDPGFGFGKRLEHNLELLRRLDEIAALGHPLLAGLSRKRTIGELTGVTAPERRLCGSVAAHLAAARRGARILRVHDVAAHAEALAVWNAVEG